The Malus domestica chromosome 13, GDT2T_hap1 genome includes a window with the following:
- the LOC139190864 gene encoding uncharacterized protein produces MASSSSSMSAVPLKTLNLASVPILTGGSNYKRWRCEIGLLLTLNEFDIALNTPRPSPLIDKSTKTEKAEFERWTRANKIALSILESGMTDTVRGGIKKHDLAIDYLQAIENKFKESEKAEISQYMSILTTYKIEGNASIRDHIMKMSDAAEKLNSMEVNIREKQLVFMILQALPVKYSQLKVSYNTQDKT; encoded by the exons ATGGCCTCTTCATCAAGCAGCATGTCTGCAG TGCCTCTAAAGACTCTCAACCTTGCTAGTGTTCCCATTCTCACTGGGGGTAGTAACTACAAAAGATGGAGGTGTGAAATTGGCCTATTGCTTACTCTTAATGAGTTTGATATAGCATTAAATACGCCTAGACCATCACCATTGATCGACAAAAGTACCAAGACAGAGAAGGCTGAGTTTGAAAGGTGGACTAGGGCCAACAAAATTGCTTTATCCATCCTTGAAAGTGGGATGACAGATACTGTGAGAGGGGGAATCAAAAAGCATGATCTTGCTATTGATTATCTTCAGGCCATTGAGAATAAGTTTAAAGAATCTGAGAAGGCAGAGATCAGTCAATATATGTCTATCTTGACAACCTACAAGATTGAAGGTAATGCATCCATTAGAGATCACATCATGAAGATGTCGGATGCAGCAGAGAAACTCAATTCCATGGAGGTCAACATCCGTGAGAAACAACTGGTTTTTATGATACTGCAAGCTCTTCCAGTGAAGTATAGCCAATTGAAAGTGTCATACAACACTCAAGACAAGACTTGA